The Alistipes finegoldii DSM 17242 DNA segment GAAGTCGAGGACAACGGTTCGGGCATCGGCAAGGAGGACCTGCCGCGCGTTTTCGAACGTTTCTACCGCACGGACAAGGGCCGTTCGCGCGAGCAGGGCGGCACGGGACTCGGTCTGGCCATCGTGAAACATATCGTCGAGGCGCACGGCGAGCGTATCACCGTCCGCAGCGAACTGGGCGTGGGAAGCACTTTCTCGTTCACGCTCAAGAAAGTAAATCTGCAGGACATCAAATAACGGCAGAAATCCATAGAACCCATTCCAAATAATATGATACAACCGCTAAGCATCGTCTGGGATTTCAATCCGGTGTTTTTTTCCATCGGGTCGCTCGACATCCGTTATTACGGCCTGATGTGGGCGCTGGCAATCCTGATTGGCGCCAAATTCTTCGATAATTTCTGCAAACGCGAGGGACTTCCGTCGAAAGTCTCCGAGTCTATATTCATATACGGTACGCTGGCGACGATCCTCGGCGCACGTCTGGGGCACTGTCTGTTCTACGACCCGATGGAGTACCTGAGCAGGCCGTGGACCATCATCACGGGCTTCCGCGACGGCGGCATGGCCAGCCACGGCGCCGCCATCGGCCTGCTGATCGGTCTCTGGCTCTTCTCGCGCAAGAACAAGCTGCCTTACGTCTGGTCGCTGGACCGCATTATGATCGCGGTGGGTATCGGCGGCGCCGTCGTGCGTCTGGGCAACCTTTTCAATTCGGAGATTTTCGGCATGGCGACGACTCTGCCGTGGGGTTTCGAGTTCGTCCGCTCGGCCAAATGGGTGAACGAGTTCGCCCCGGCGGCGGTGCATCCGACCCAGATTTACGAAGCGCTCTGCTATCTGGCGACGTTCGGTCTGCTCTGCTGGCTCTATTATGCGAAAGACATGGCCCGCCGCCGTCCGGGCATTCTGTTCGGCATCGGACTGATCGGCATCTTCCTGACGCGCTTCTTCATCGAGTTCATCAAGACCGAGCAGGAGGCGTTCGAACAGGGATGGCTGCTCGACATGGGACAGTGGCTGAGCATTCCGTTCATTCTGCTGGGTATCTATATGATTTACCGGGGTGCGACGCAGCCGGAGGTGGTTCCCGTTGTGCCGAAATCCCCGGCTGCAACTGCCAAAAAGAAGAAAAAATGAGTAATTATCCGATGGTAAACGAGATCAACCGTCTCGTCGGCGACCTGCTCGCCGAGGGCGGAGAGGTGTTCCTGCCGGGTGTGGGATCGCTCTATACGGAACGCCGCGGCGCGCGGCGCATTTCGCGGCGGAGCGTGTTGCCGCCGAGCCGGGCCGTGTCGTTTACCTCGCAGGAGCGGGGCGTGTCGCTGGTCGCTGAAATCTCCGGCGCCGTGCAGTGCGACGCCGCCGAAGCGCAGGATGTATACGACCGCTGGCTGGCCCGCACGCTCGAAAACGGCGTGCTGACGATCGAGGGCGTCGGCGTGCTCAAACTCAAACATTTTACGCCCGATGCGGCGTTTGACAGGCGACTCAATCCGCAGGGGCGTGAGCCGGTGCGGATAAAACCCGCCCGCAAGTTCGACTGGGCCTTGTGGATCGGCATCGCGGCGATTTTGGTCGCCCTCGGTTTCGGGGGGTATGAGTTTCTGAAGCTCTATGACGAAGGCCCGGAGGAGATCGCGCAGACAACCGGTATTCCGGGACCGGATACAAACGCCGGCGCCGCGCCGGCTGACAGTCCGGCCGCGATTCCGGCTGCTGCGGATTCCGGTGCGACGACCGGACCGGCGGCATCTGCGTCCGGTGCGGACGCCGCAAAGGCCGCGGGCACGATGGCCGACACTGCATCGGGGACGAACGCCGAAACGCGATCGGAACCCGCTGCGTCCGGAGCGAATGCCGGCACTGCCGCCTCGTCGGTTGGCGGTCAGGGGAGTGCTCCTGCCGGGCAGAAGGATGTTGCCCCGGCGAAACGCCCTGAAACCCGTTCCGCAGGGACGGCCGATGCGCCCGCATCGCTTGTTTCGGGCCGCCGTTATGTCGTGCTGGGAGTGTTCAGTACGCCCGAAAATGCGGCCCGCGCCGTCGATGCGGCGGCGGAAAAGGATCCTTCGGTGCGCTGCGGAATCTACCGTTTCGGGACGAAATTCATGGTTTCGCCGTTCGAATCGGCCGATACGGAGGCATGTGCGCTCTTCGTCCGCAATTACAGCGACCGGTTTCCGGGCCTTTGGACCTATACCGCCCGTTGATGCGCATTTCCGAGCTGATAATCCGTTTCATCGACTGGTTCTACCGCAAGCCCGTCGCGGCGATCCTGCCGCGGCAGACGTTCCGTTATGTCGTTTGCGGCGGTGCGAACGTGGCGTTCAGCTGGGTGTGTTACTTTCTGGTTTATAATTTCGTCCTCGATAAGGAGCAGCTGGACCTCGGTTTCGTGGTTGTCTCTGCGTATGTCGCGACGATGCTGCTGATCTTTCCCTTCACGTTCTTCACCGGGTTCTGGCTGAACCGCTATGTGACATTCCGTCACTCGCCGCTGCCGACCGGGACGCAGTTGTTCCGTTATCTGCTGTCGATCGGCGGCTCGGTGGTCGTGAATTATGTCGGACTGAAATTTTTCGTGGAGTTCTGCGGCTTGTGGGCCACGCCGTCGCAGATGCTGGCGACTTTCGTCACGATGATCTACAGCTATCTGGCCGCCAAATACTTCACCTTCCGCCATGCGGAGGTCTGACGCCCCTCCCCGATCCTTACTCTATTATAACCTGCCCGGCGCCGTGGGAGAGGGCGAACACGTATTG contains these protein-coding regions:
- the lgt gene encoding prolipoprotein diacylglyceryl transferase, whose protein sequence is MIQPLSIVWDFNPVFFSIGSLDIRYYGLMWALAILIGAKFFDNFCKREGLPSKVSESIFIYGTLATILGARLGHCLFYDPMEYLSRPWTIITGFRDGGMASHGAAIGLLIGLWLFSRKNKLPYVWSLDRIMIAVGIGGAVVRLGNLFNSEIFGMATTLPWGFEFVRSAKWVNEFAPAAVHPTQIYEALCYLATFGLLCWLYYAKDMARRRPGILFGIGLIGIFLTRFFIEFIKTEQEAFEQGWLLDMGQWLSIPFILLGIYMIYRGATQPEVVPVVPKSPAATAKKKKK
- a CDS encoding GtrA family protein, with the protein product MRISELIIRFIDWFYRKPVAAILPRQTFRYVVCGGANVAFSWVCYFLVYNFVLDKEQLDLGFVVVSAYVATMLLIFPFTFFTGFWLNRYVTFRHSPLPTGTQLFRYLLSIGGSVVVNYVGLKFFVEFCGLWATPSQMLATFVTMIYSYLAAKYFTFRHAEV